A DNA window from Lusitaniella coriacea LEGE 07157 contains the following coding sequences:
- a CDS encoding 2-isopropylmalate synthase — translation MNTQSDRIIIFDTTLRDGEQSPGATLNVDEKLLIARGLARLGVDIIEAGFPYASPGDFQAVQKIAEVVGTEDGPTICGLARATQADIKRAGEALKPAAKGRIHTFIATSDIHLKYKLKKSREEVLAIAPEMVAYAKTFTNDVEFSPEDAGRSDPEFLYEVLERAIAAGATTVNIPDTVGYLTPSEFGGLIRGIKENVPNIDQAIISVHGHNDLGLAVANFLEAVKNGARQLECTINGIGERAGNAALEELVMALYVRRQYFNPFLGRPPESEAPLTNIDTQQIYKTSRLVSNLTGMTVQPNKAIVGANAFAHESGIHQDGILKNKLTYEIMDAESIGLTNNQIILGKHSGRHAFGNRLRELGYELSDTELNKAFLSFKDVADKKKEITDWDLEAIVNDETQQPPELFRLEYIQVSCGDRALPTATVTIRTPNGKELTDAAIGTGPVDAVYKAINRVVNVPNQLIEFAVKSVTEGIDAMGEVTIRLRYAGRTYSGHAADTDIIVASARAYVSALNRLYGSLQQQNSQDHLAEIATP, via the coding sequence ATGAACACACAATCCGATCGCATCATCATCTTTGACACCACGCTTCGGGATGGCGAACAGTCTCCTGGCGCAACGCTGAACGTTGATGAAAAGCTGCTGATTGCCCGTGGACTGGCACGACTGGGAGTGGATATTATTGAAGCGGGTTTTCCCTACGCGAGTCCGGGAGACTTCCAGGCGGTACAGAAAATTGCTGAAGTTGTGGGAACCGAAGACGGGCCGACCATTTGCGGTTTAGCTAGAGCAACCCAGGCGGATATTAAACGGGCGGGAGAAGCGCTCAAACCCGCAGCGAAAGGTCGCATCCACACATTTATTGCCACTTCAGATATTCACCTCAAATACAAACTGAAGAAGTCTAGGGAAGAGGTTCTCGCCATTGCGCCGGAAATGGTTGCCTACGCAAAAACCTTTACCAACGACGTGGAATTTTCCCCGGAAGATGCGGGACGCAGCGATCCTGAATTTCTCTATGAAGTTTTAGAACGCGCGATCGCGGCAGGGGCAACAACGGTTAATATTCCCGATACCGTCGGCTATTTGACCCCCAGCGAATTCGGCGGGTTGATTCGCGGAATTAAGGAAAATGTTCCCAACATCGACCAAGCGATTATTTCCGTTCACGGTCACAACGATTTGGGTTTAGCCGTAGCAAATTTCCTCGAAGCGGTGAAAAATGGCGCGCGGCAACTCGAATGTACGATTAATGGTATTGGAGAACGGGCGGGGAATGCAGCCTTAGAAGAATTAGTGATGGCACTGTATGTGCGCCGCCAATACTTCAACCCATTCTTGGGAAGACCCCCCGAATCCGAAGCACCCCTCACAAATATCGACACCCAACAAATTTATAAAACCTCTCGTTTGGTGTCGAACCTCACAGGGATGACCGTTCAACCCAATAAGGCAATTGTCGGTGCGAATGCCTTTGCTCACGAATCGGGAATTCACCAAGATGGCATCCTGAAAAACAAGCTGACCTACGAAATTATGGACGCAGAGTCCATCGGGTTGACGAACAATCAGATCATTCTGGGCAAACACTCCGGTCGCCATGCCTTCGGGAACCGCTTGCGAGAGTTAGGTTACGAGCTATCGGATACGGAGTTGAACAAAGCATTCCTTTCCTTTAAAGATGTTGCGGACAAAAAGAAGGAAATTACCGATTGGGATTTAGAGGCAATTGTCAATGACGAAACACAACAACCGCCGGAATTGTTCCGTTTGGAATACATACAGGTGTCCTGTGGCGATCGCGCCCTTCCCACCGCAACCGTGACAATCCGCACCCCCAATGGCAAAGAACTGACTGATGCAGCGATTGGCACCGGCCCCGTCGATGCGGTGTACAAAGCGATTAATCGCGTGGTTAACGTTCCCAATCAATTGATTGAATTCGCTGTCAAATCGGTAACAGAGGGAATCGATGCGATGGGTGAGGTCACCATTCGCCTGCGCTATGCCGGACGCACCTACTCCGGTCACGCTGCCGATACGGATATTATCGTGGCTTCCGCCCGTGCCTACGTCAGCGCCTTAAATCGCCTGTACGGGTCATTGCAGCAACAAAATAGCCAAGACCACCTTGCGGAAATTGCTACGCCATAG
- a CDS encoding ADP-ribosylglycohydrolase family protein produces MRYSLLSRFQGALLGNAVECLSGTRKTSNPLQPLENPSPWSDMQYCAAESLIECGKLDRTDWLERIGRRRKEVLTLQHTASSSEVALAALPIVLYFHEDIDLLQSHLLEAATLWQAPSESTPLLLAWGVTISLALREKLDSRFVLSQLQSVFAELTETLQHLESLIDRGIGLVQIPRQLNAPVTPLLLALYCFAATPEDFPLCVARALQIDDRAPTTAALTGALAGGYNSLNGIPLSWRDRNFPNTESLKRQATQLFAAWSGAYRPRRKIPDDRAIAAAGTIQPRSRLRIISQKPS; encoded by the coding sequence ATGCGTTACTCATTATTGAGTCGATTTCAAGGGGCCTTACTGGGCAATGCAGTCGAATGCCTTTCTGGGACTCGCAAAACTTCTAACCCTCTCCAACCATTAGAAAACCCTTCTCCCTGGAGTGATATGCAGTATTGCGCTGCCGAAAGTCTGATTGAGTGCGGCAAACTCGATCGCACAGATTGGTTAGAGCGAATCGGGCGCAGGCGGAAAGAAGTCTTAACCCTACAACACACCGCCAGCAGTAGCGAAGTTGCCCTAGCTGCGTTGCCCATTGTCCTTTATTTCCACGAGGATATCGACCTCCTACAATCGCATCTCTTAGAAGCCGCAACCCTCTGGCAAGCACCTTCCGAATCCACTCCCCTCCTCCTGGCTTGGGGAGTTACAATTTCGCTTGCCTTGCGGGAAAAACTTGATTCTCGCTTTGTTCTCTCGCAACTCCAGTCCGTCTTTGCTGAGTTAACTGAGACGCTTCAACACCTAGAGTCCCTTATTGACCGAGGGATTGGACTGGTGCAAATTCCCCGCCAACTCAACGCCCCCGTAACGCCCTTATTGCTTGCGCTGTACTGTTTTGCTGCAACTCCGGAGGATTTTCCCCTTTGCGTTGCCCGCGCCTTGCAAATCGACGATCGCGCGCCAACAACAGCAGCCCTGACCGGAGCGCTTGCGGGGGGTTATAACAGTTTAAACGGCATTCCTCTCTCGTGGCGCGATCGTAATTTCCCCAATACAGAATCTCTCAAACGCCAAGCCACGCAACTCTTTGCCGCTTGGTCTGGGGCGTATCGACCGAGGCGCAAGATTCCGGACGATCGCGCGATCGCGGCGGCTGGAACGATTCAACCGCGATCGCGCCTCAGAATTATCTCTCAAAAACCTTCTTAA
- a CDS encoding iron uptake porin, which translates to MNNKSIGNQRNCKHGIAYRCLWLPVAGFVAFSNCDRAISQSYISDIIALPPQENVTHPNLETFPSIEQNEANFPLSEVSQQPEGLGEIEDDPMAQIPAASQFRDIQPTDWAFQALAELRERYDCLAGYPDGTYRGNRPLSRYEFAAGLNACLSRIEEIIQFGAGERITREDLETLRRLQEEFETELVSLQGRVDSLEARTAQLENHQFSTTTKLSGITVFGVQARNDNRADLNPRDGIPDTEDPRSDPYLTTLSLLFLRTDFDPRSYLKIGLLNSTGANNPTVSNDGLLAYEIPSSGLNVFDLHFHWLAADNFAVLVGTEGVNMFNAFRGPNRFEGAATGSLSLFSQRNPILWIGGYNSAGVAFDWQIAEKVSVQGVYSSLNLGRFGILSRGLFDGVTTAALQVLVTPADPFDIAFHYVNNYSINGSLFTGVGDSALTANGQPLQTHAFGATANWQISPTVTLGAWGGYTTSHIPGQSGSVQTTNYMAYLSLPDLFKEGNLGGIYIGVPPKIVSSNLPIGSNVPDFLNTGVGAAGGQPGTTLQIEAFYRMNITDNISITPGIIQIFNPRHTPNSDSITIGVLRTSFLF; encoded by the coding sequence ATGAATAATAAATCAATCGGCAATCAAAGAAATTGCAAACATGGAATAGCTTATCGTTGTTTGTGGCTGCCGGTAGCGGGGTTCGTTGCCTTCAGTAATTGCGATCGCGCAATCTCGCAAAGCTACATCTCCGATATAATCGCACTTCCCCCCCAAGAAAACGTCACGCACCCCAATCTCGAAACCTTCCCTTCAATCGAACAGAACGAAGCGAATTTCCCCCTTTCAGAAGTCTCTCAACAGCCCGAAGGATTAGGCGAAATCGAAGACGATCCAATGGCGCAGATTCCCGCCGCATCACAGTTTCGCGATATTCAACCCACCGACTGGGCATTCCAAGCCTTAGCCGAATTGCGAGAGCGTTACGACTGTCTCGCTGGATATCCCGACGGAACCTATCGCGGCAATCGACCCCTTTCCCGCTACGAATTTGCCGCCGGACTCAACGCCTGTTTGAGCAGGATTGAAGAAATTATCCAATTCGGTGCGGGAGAGCGAATAACGCGAGAAGACTTAGAAACCCTCCGCCGATTGCAAGAAGAATTTGAAACCGAACTCGTATCTTTGCAAGGTCGCGTCGATAGCCTAGAAGCCCGCACCGCCCAACTCGAAAACCATCAATTCTCCACCACAACAAAACTCTCAGGCATCACCGTTTTTGGGGTTCAAGCCCGCAATGACAACCGTGCAGACCTCAACCCACGAGATGGCATCCCAGATACCGAAGACCCTCGCAGCGATCCCTACCTGACCACCCTCTCCCTCCTTTTTCTCAGGACGGACTTCGATCCCCGCAGTTACCTGAAAATCGGGTTGCTCAACAGTACCGGAGCCAACAACCCCACCGTAAGTAACGATGGTTTGCTCGCCTATGAAATTCCTAGCAGCGGATTGAATGTCTTCGATCTCCACTTCCACTGGCTGGCTGCCGATAATTTTGCAGTTCTCGTGGGAACCGAAGGAGTTAATATGTTCAACGCTTTCCGGGGTCCCAACCGTTTTGAAGGCGCAGCAACGGGTTCGCTCTCCCTCTTTTCCCAAAGAAACCCGATTTTATGGATTGGCGGCTACAATAGCGCAGGGGTTGCCTTCGATTGGCAAATTGCCGAAAAAGTTAGCGTCCAAGGGGTTTATTCCAGCTTGAATTTAGGGCGTTTTGGCATTCTCTCCAGAGGCTTATTTGATGGCGTGACCACCGCAGCCCTCCAAGTCCTCGTCACCCCAGCCGATCCTTTCGATATCGCCTTTCATTACGTTAATAATTATTCTATTAATGGCAGCCTTTTTACAGGCGTTGGAGATTCCGCTCTCACCGCTAACGGGCAACCCTTACAAACCCATGCATTCGGGGCAACGGCAAACTGGCAAATTTCCCCCACCGTGACGTTGGGCGCTTGGGGCGGTTACACCACATCGCACATTCCAGGGCAATCCGGAAGCGTTCAAACCACAAACTATATGGCGTACCTCAGCCTTCCAGATTTGTTTAAAGAGGGGAATTTGGGAGGGATTTATATCGGAGTTCCACCCAAGATTGTTAGCAGTAATTTGCCCATTGGCAGCAATGTCCCCGATTTTTTGAATACGGGCGTGGGCGCTGCTGGCGGACAGCCGGGGACGACGTTACAAATTGAAGCGTTCTATCGCATGAATATTACGGATAATATTAGTATTACGCCCGGTATTATCCAAATCTTTAACCCTCGTCACACTCCAAACAGCGATTCAATTACGATTGGTGTTTTGCGAACGAGCTTTCTTTTTTAA
- the purQ gene encoding phosphoribosylformylglycinamidine synthase subunit PurQ has product MKFGTIVFPGSNCDRDMAMVTSQLLNQPTRMIWHQDTDLSDIDVVILPGGFSYGDYLRCGAIARFSPIMNSVLEHAKQGKFVLGICNGFQVLTEVGLLPGALARNRDLHFICDRVPLRVERTDVSWTQGYGKRDIITLPLAHGEGRYYADENTLKALEDNGQVLFRYCSAMGEIDDASNPNGSLNNIAGIINKQGNILGMMPHPERASDPVLGETDGMKIFEGLLALTAMG; this is encoded by the coding sequence ATGAAATTTGGAACGATCGTATTTCCGGGGTCAAACTGCGATCGCGATATGGCAATGGTGACGAGTCAGTTACTTAACCAACCGACGCGGATGATCTGGCATCAGGATACGGATTTGAGCGATATTGATGTGGTGATTCTTCCGGGGGGATTTAGTTACGGGGATTATTTGCGTTGCGGCGCGATCGCGCGATTCTCTCCCATTATGAATAGCGTACTGGAACACGCCAAGCAAGGGAAGTTTGTTCTGGGGATTTGTAACGGTTTTCAAGTCCTCACGGAAGTGGGATTATTACCGGGTGCGCTGGCACGAAATCGCGATCTCCACTTTATCTGCGATCGCGTCCCTCTCCGCGTCGAACGCACGGATGTTTCCTGGACGCAAGGATATGGAAAGAGAGACATTATTACCCTACCCCTTGCTCACGGTGAAGGTCGTTACTATGCGGACGAGAATACCCTCAAAGCCTTGGAAGATAACGGACAGGTGTTGTTTCGCTACTGTAGCGCGATGGGGGAGATTGACGATGCGAGTAACCCTAACGGTTCTTTGAATAATATTGCGGGAATCATTAACAAACAGGGTAATATTTTAGGGATGATGCCCCATCCCGAACGCGCCTCCGATCCGGTTTTAGGTGAAACGGATGGGATGAAAATATTTGAGGGATTGCTTGCCTTGACTGCAATGGGTTAG
- the purS gene encoding phosphoribosylformylglycinamidine synthase subunit PurS translates to MSSKFHARIYVTLRPSVLDPAGVAVQSGLQQMGYEGIEQVRIGKYIEVKLNAADEAEANQQLDEMCDALLANPVIENYCFELTALPVEAAA, encoded by the coding sequence ATGAGTAGTAAGTTTCACGCTCGCATTTATGTCACTCTTAGACCTTCTGTTCTCGATCCGGCTGGCGTTGCGGTGCAATCGGGACTCCAGCAAATGGGGTATGAAGGAATCGAGCAGGTTCGGATTGGCAAGTATATTGAGGTGAAGTTGAATGCAGCCGATGAAGCGGAGGCGAACCAACAGTTGGATGAAATGTGCGATGCGCTGTTGGCGAACCCAGTGATTGAAAATTATTGTTTTGAATTGACGGCGTTACCTGTGGAGGCTGCGGCATGA
- a CDS encoding Fur family transcriptional regulator — protein sequence MKVQRTRSQEKVLKLLKTINREISAQDLYLELRTSKQSMGLATVYRSLEALKMGGAIQVRTLSNGESLYSPIQKDQHHLTCLDCGCSIPIDCCPVRELENQLQQSHQFKMYYHTLEFFGLCEKCQSQDNLEI from the coding sequence ATGAAAGTCCAACGCACTCGCTCCCAAGAAAAAGTATTAAAGCTCCTAAAAACCATTAACCGAGAAATTTCCGCTCAAGATTTATATCTCGAACTGCGCACCTCAAAGCAGAGTATGGGGCTAGCAACAGTTTATCGCTCCCTAGAAGCGTTGAAGATGGGAGGAGCCATTCAAGTTCGGACGCTCTCTAACGGCGAATCCCTCTACAGTCCAATTCAAAAAGACCAGCATCATTTGACTTGTTTAGATTGCGGTTGCTCTATTCCCATCGATTGCTGTCCGGTACGCGAACTCGAAAACCAACTCCAACAATCTCATCAGTTCAAGATGTACTATCACACCCTCGAATTTTTTGGATTGTGCGAAAAGTGTCAATCTCAAGACAATCTAGAAATCTGA
- a CDS encoding DUF433 domain-containing protein — MTVQSISRYVTRDPKILQGEPIIVQTRTSVRAIVGLWRLGMTPEEIPTHLPHITLAQVFDALSFYLDHQEEINSYIEQNRIPEDLIHPAVKAVLEQ, encoded by the coding sequence ATGACCGTACAATCTATCTCGCGGTACGTCACGCGCGACCCCAAAATCTTACAGGGCGAACCCATCATTGTTCAAACAAGAACCTCCGTTCGAGCCATTGTGGGATTATGGCGTTTGGGGATGACACCTGAAGAAATTCCCACACACCTACCCCACATCACCCTCGCTCAAGTGTTTGATGCGTTGAGCTTTTATTTAGACCATCAAGAAGAAATTAATTCTTATATCGAACAAAATCGCATTCCTGAAGACTTAATTCATCCTGCTGTTAAAGCAGTACTGGAACAATAG
- a CDS encoding DUF5615 family PIN-like protein: MKLFASIYTDEDISVLVATLLRAKGFNATTTREQRMLGQSDRAQLVYAISVERCILTHNRRDFERLHLEYTTKEQHHWGIVIVPHKNPQEIARRVAILLDTLTADEIANQLLYV, from the coding sequence GTGAAACTGTTCGCTTCCATTTATACAGATGAAGATATCTCCGTTCTTGTTGCGACTTTACTGCGCGCGAAAGGTTTTAATGCAACAACAACCCGCGAACAGAGAATGCTCGGTCAAAGCGATCGCGCACAACTGGTTTATGCTATCTCTGTCGAGCGTTGCATACTCACTCATAACCGCAGAGATTTCGAGCGCTTGCATTTAGAGTATACGACTAAAGAGCAGCATCATTGGGGAATAGTCATCGTTCCTCACAAGAATCCTCAAGAAATTGCTCGGCGGGTGGCAATTTTACTCGATACGCTAACGGCTGATGAAATTGCCAATCAACTCTTGTACGTTTAG
- a CDS encoding PH domain-containing protein — protein MSQVFPIFPASAKALWGIGAIALILLLSLGFCGYLTYSLHHVRVELSPTELQIRGDLYGRTIPLTALVPQEAQTLNLRQNSAYKPKWRTNGIGLPGYQSGWFKLVNGEKALMFVTDPQQVVYLPTQQGYVLLMSVENTDEFLKSLYEVVPF, from the coding sequence ATGAGCCAGGTTTTTCCGATTTTTCCCGCATCTGCGAAAGCTCTTTGGGGAATTGGCGCGATCGCGCTCATCCTTCTTCTCTCCCTTGGTTTTTGCGGCTACCTCACTTATTCCTTGCACCACGTTCGAGTTGAACTTTCCCCCACCGAACTGCAAATCAGAGGCGATCTCTACGGACGCACAATTCCCCTCACCGCGTTAGTTCCCCAGGAAGCTCAAACCCTCAATCTTCGTCAAAATTCTGCCTACAAACCCAAATGGAGAACGAACGGGATTGGTTTACCGGGATATCAGTCGGGATGGTTCAAGCTCGTCAATGGGGAAAAAGCTTTAATGTTTGTTACCGATCCCCAACAAGTCGTTTATCTTCCCACTCAACAGGGATATGTTTTATTAATGAGTGTGGAAAATACTGACGAATTTTTAAAATCTCTCTATGAAGTTGTTCCTTTCTAA
- a CDS encoding oxidoreductase, whose translation MSNATQKKVALVTGASAGIGKSIARQLLKDGWLVYGAARRVEKMEDIKGEGAKILFLDVTDEESMQAAIQTLLAAEGQIDALINNAGYGSYGALEDVPIDEARRQFEVNVFGLVRLTQLVLPTMRGARSGTIVNISSMGGRIWSPIGGWYHATKHAVEVLSDALRMETKPFGIHVVVVQPGAIESEWSGVAAQTLMESSKDSVYQSTIEPMARVLDRYPSASSPEVIAKAVSKAVNSRNPRRRYAAPMDAKLLIFLHWLLPDWAWDKLLGGFFK comes from the coding sequence ATGTCTAACGCTACACAGAAAAAGGTTGCGCTCGTAACAGGCGCTTCGGCAGGGATTGGTAAATCGATCGCGCGACAACTCCTCAAAGACGGCTGGCTCGTTTATGGTGCGGCGCGGCGAGTGGAAAAAATGGAGGATATTAAAGGGGAAGGCGCTAAAATTCTGTTTCTGGATGTGACGGATGAAGAAAGTATGCAAGCCGCAATTCAAACGCTCCTCGCGGCAGAGGGACAGATCGATGCGTTGATTAATAATGCGGGTTACGGTTCCTACGGCGCACTTGAGGATGTCCCCATTGATGAGGCGCGACGACAGTTTGAGGTCAATGTGTTTGGGTTGGTACGCCTGACTCAACTGGTTCTCCCCACAATGCGAGGCGCGCGATCGGGGACAATCGTGAATATTAGCTCGATGGGGGGTCGAATTTGGTCGCCGATTGGCGGTTGGTATCACGCGACGAAACACGCCGTTGAGGTGTTGTCCGATGCGTTGCGGATGGAAACGAAACCCTTCGGCATTCATGTCGTTGTCGTGCAACCGGGAGCCATTGAGAGCGAGTGGTCTGGGGTTGCAGCGCAAACGCTGATGGAGAGTTCCAAAGATTCTGTGTATCAATCCACAATTGAACCAATGGCACGGGTTCTGGATCGTTATCCCAGTGCTTCTAGCCCGGAGGTGATTGCCAAAGCCGTGTCAAAAGCGGTCAATAGTCGCAATCCGCGCAGACGATATGCCGCACCAATGGATGCAAAGTTGCTAATATTTTTACACTGGTTATTGCCAGATTGGGCTTGGGATAAATTGCTTGGAGGGTTTTTCAAATGA
- a CDS encoding HD family phosphohydrolase, producing MKSFRVLTEQLKGWRQQSLHRNATLSSGGVRTGDSSRLTPSISRPTPPRTKPRRSTIPAPFMLVLAVVSLTSAIGYRFYNQPKLKEGTIAPRDIIAPKQAEFEDIQTTEAKRKEAQAGVVVVLQISDPTNTKVREQLGEFIDRVEQKRDRAGLFPFVEDTIISQNLQQFLRASTDEQWEEIISTIQPIASEDSPPVTIPESSQPKIARAARVLSDYRQQFGEQSFLNLIDTIQRSRQSYTDTLTAIEETPLQEIEKENIQPFLDLTDNEWEETKQAIVQSLERILTQGIPPGLPLGLKRQAIQAQLKPDLSGETLAIATDLLNEIVEPNLIEDAEETKRRATLAVQNVDPEMVEVKKGQVIVEKGQKIERQQFVLLDNLKLSRREINWTGLAISAGLVTLAIGAFWLVQRRLNIRLRCRDRILLCLLSISTPLLVSLNVKYTNFPAVGLLVSSFYSPTLAVTHITLLSGLTTFSTLTGEEGMIVGWEYLIPGAVGGLLAAAVAGRMRSREELALFGGVVGLTQGGINLIVTLIISSTPGTIWSVALPGAALFGVSGIAWWVVALGLSPYLEKLFDLVTPIRLSELSNPNRPLLKRLATEAPGTFQHTLFVSSLAEAAARELHCNVELVRAGTLYHDIGKMHDPLGFIENQMGGPNKHDAINNPQKSAQIIKKHVSEGLVMARKYNLPQALRNFIPEHQGTILISYFYFQAKQKAQEEGKLIEEADYRYDGPTPQSKETGIVMLADACEAALRSLKDVTPDIALATVKKIFKARWQDEQLVDSGLKKEELPIIADVFIRVWQQYNHQRIVYPKAAFEPQPSAK from the coding sequence ATGAAATCCTTTCGCGTACTGACCGAGCAGCTTAAGGGATGGCGACAGCAATCTCTACATCGCAATGCCACTCTCTCCTCTGGGGGAGTTCGTACAGGGGATTCTTCACGTCTAACCCCCTCAATCTCGCGCCCAACCCCTCCACGCACCAAACCCCGCCGCTCGACCATTCCCGCCCCCTTCATGCTGGTTTTAGCCGTAGTTTCGTTAACCAGCGCGATCGGGTATCGCTTCTACAATCAACCCAAACTAAAAGAAGGAACGATCGCCCCGCGAGACATTATCGCTCCCAAACAGGCTGAATTTGAAGACATCCAAACCACAGAAGCCAAACGCAAGGAAGCTCAAGCAGGAGTCGTTGTCGTTCTTCAAATTAGCGATCCCACCAACACAAAAGTTCGCGAACAGTTAGGGGAATTTATCGATCGCGTCGAACAAAAACGGGATAGAGCTGGACTCTTCCCCTTTGTTGAGGACACGATTATCTCCCAAAATCTCCAACAATTCTTGCGCGCTAGCACCGACGAACAGTGGGAGGAAATCATCTCGACAATCCAACCCATCGCCTCCGAAGACTCCCCCCCCGTTACAATTCCTGAATCCTCACAACCCAAAATTGCACGAGCGGCAAGGGTGTTGAGCGATTACCGCCAGCAATTCGGCGAGCAATCTTTTCTCAACCTTATAGATACAATTCAGCGCTCTCGCCAAAGTTACACCGACACCTTAACTGCCATTGAGGAGACTCCCCTTCAAGAGATTGAAAAAGAAAACATCCAACCCTTTCTCGATCTCACCGATAACGAATGGGAAGAAACCAAACAAGCAATAGTGCAATCCCTAGAGCGCATTCTCACCCAAGGCATTCCCCCCGGACTTCCCCTCGGACTGAAGCGGCAGGCAATCCAAGCGCAGCTTAAACCCGACCTTTCAGGAGAGACGCTCGCGATCGCGACTGACCTCCTCAATGAGATTGTAGAGCCGAATTTAATTGAAGATGCAGAAGAAACCAAGCGACGCGCAACCCTTGCCGTGCAGAACGTTGACCCGGAAATGGTTGAGGTTAAAAAAGGGCAAGTCATTGTTGAGAAAGGGCAAAAGATCGAGCGCCAACAATTCGTCCTCCTCGATAATTTAAAGTTAAGTCGTCGGGAAATTAATTGGACTGGGTTGGCAATAAGTGCGGGTTTGGTAACCCTTGCCATTGGTGCATTTTGGTTAGTCCAACGACGTTTAAACATCCGCTTGCGCTGCCGCGATCGCATTCTGTTATGCCTGTTGAGCATCAGTACGCCCCTGCTCGTCAGCTTGAATGTTAAATATACCAACTTCCCCGCCGTAGGATTGCTGGTGAGCAGTTTCTACAGCCCCACCCTCGCCGTCACTCACATTACACTTCTAAGCGGGCTAACCACTTTTAGCACCCTCACCGGAGAAGAAGGAATGATTGTGGGTTGGGAATATCTTATCCCAGGGGCGGTTGGAGGTTTGCTCGCCGCCGCAGTAGCAGGTCGAATGCGATCGCGCGAAGAACTCGCTCTCTTTGGCGGTGTTGTCGGCTTAACCCAAGGCGGGATCAATCTAATCGTCACCCTCATTATTAGTTCCACCCCTGGAACCATTTGGTCGGTTGCCCTTCCCGGCGCAGCATTATTTGGCGTATCGGGGATTGCTTGGTGGGTGGTTGCCCTAGGACTCTCCCCCTACCTCGAAAAACTCTTCGATCTCGTCACCCCCATTCGCCTCTCCGAACTGTCCAATCCCAATCGTCCCCTACTCAAACGACTGGCAACCGAAGCCCCCGGAACCTTCCAACACACGCTCTTTGTCTCCTCTCTCGCCGAAGCTGCCGCCAGGGAACTTCATTGCAATGTCGAACTCGTGAGGGCGGGAACCCTGTACCACGATATCGGGAAAATGCACGACCCCTTGGGCTTCATTGAAAATCAAATGGGCGGCCCCAATAAGCACGACGCGATTAACAATCCCCAAAAAAGCGCGCAAATTATTAAAAAGCACGTCAGCGAAGGATTGGTGATGGCGCGCAAATATAATTTACCCCAAGCCCTGCGCAACTTTATTCCCGAACACCAAGGCACGATCCTCATTTCCTATTTCTACTTCCAAGCGAAACAAAAGGCACAAGAAGAAGGAAAATTAATTGAAGAAGCCGATTATCGTTATGACGGTCCTACGCCTCAATCGAAAGAAACCGGAATTGTCATGCTTGCGGATGCCTGCGAAGCGGCTTTGCGATCCCTTAAAGATGTTACGCCCGACATTGCCCTTGCCACCGTTAAGAAGATATTTAAAGCCCGTTGGCAGGACGAGCAACTCGTGGATTCTGGCTTGAAAAAAGAGGAGTTACCGATTATTGCGGATGTGTTTATTCGGGTTTGGCAACAGTACAATCACCAGCGTATTGTCTACCCGAAAGCGGCTTTCGAGCCTCAACCCTCTGCAAAGTAG